The following proteins are encoded in a genomic region of Pseudomonas saponiphila:
- the dapA gene encoding 4-hydroxy-tetrahydrodipicolinate synthase: MSSFQGIWVPIVTPFHQDAIDFAALRRLSAHLLESGVAGLVVCGTTGEAAALDKDEQLAVLDAVLEQAPAGRVIMGLAGNNLKSLLSQQREILKRPVAALLVPAPYYIRPSQSALESFFHSIADASSVPLIVYDIPYRTGVNLDKDTLLNIVRHPRIAAVKDCGGNLDKTLALLASGAVQVLCGEDLQLFNALCLGACGAIAAAAHIRPELFVQLQRQVMDQQLEAARASFRQLVPLIQALFAEPNPAPVKALLAHQGLIGPQLRAPMQACSAETAAHLQNLLAGLP, from the coding sequence CCATCGACTTTGCCGCCCTGCGCCGGCTCAGCGCCCATCTGCTGGAAAGCGGCGTGGCGGGGCTGGTGGTCTGTGGCACCACCGGCGAAGCCGCGGCCCTGGACAAGGACGAGCAACTGGCGGTGCTCGATGCGGTGCTCGAACAGGCCCCGGCCGGGCGCGTCATCATGGGCCTGGCGGGCAACAACCTGAAATCGCTGCTGAGCCAGCAGCGGGAAATCCTCAAGCGCCCGGTGGCAGCCCTGCTGGTGCCCGCGCCCTACTACATCCGGCCCTCCCAGAGTGCCCTGGAAAGCTTCTTCCACAGCATCGCCGATGCCTCCAGCGTGCCGCTGATCGTCTATGACATTCCCTATCGCACCGGGGTCAACCTGGACAAGGACACCCTGCTCAACATCGTTCGCCATCCGCGGATCGCCGCGGTCAAGGACTGTGGCGGCAACCTGGACAAGACCCTGGCGCTGCTGGCCAGCGGCGCGGTGCAGGTCCTCTGCGGCGAGGACCTGCAACTGTTCAATGCCCTGTGCCTGGGGGCCTGCGGCGCCATTGCGGCCGCGGCGCACATTCGTCCGGAATTGTTCGTGCAGTTGCAGCGCCAGGTCATGGACCAGCAACTGGAAGCGGCCAGAGCCAGCTTCCGGCAACTGGTGCCGTTGATTCAGGCGCTGTTCGCCGAACCCAACCCGGCGCCGGTGAAGGCCCTGCTGGCCCATCAGGGCTTGATCGGGCCACAGCTGCGCGCGCCGATGCAGGCATGCAGCGCCGAAACGGCCGCCCACCTGCAAAACCTGCTGGCCGGCCTGCCCTGA
- a CDS encoding ribonuclease T2 family protein — protein sequence MKKFIALMATLVLTLGLVGISDARQPRQQRDSVAGTFDYYLLTLSWSPTFCLMHPENEQCSGKGYGFVLHGLWPQYAKGGWPESCPPLTPLTQQERAKGLTLFPTAKLMNHEWTKHGTCSGLGGMGYLDAADKALATVQIPQALQPSTTVRYLEAKQIAQQFRQSNPGIAENGIAILCSGPELSEVRVCLTRDLEFGPCGKGVKTQCRAGDIRIPPIR from the coding sequence ATGAAAAAGTTTATTGCCCTGATGGCGACCCTGGTGCTGACCCTGGGGCTGGTGGGCATCAGCGACGCCCGCCAGCCCAGGCAGCAACGGGACTCGGTGGCGGGCACCTTCGACTATTACCTGCTGACCTTGTCCTGGTCGCCGACCTTCTGCCTGATGCATCCGGAGAACGAACAGTGCTCGGGCAAGGGCTATGGGTTTGTCCTCCACGGCCTGTGGCCGCAATACGCCAAGGGCGGCTGGCCCGAGTCCTGTCCACCCCTGACCCCATTGACCCAGCAAGAGCGGGCCAAGGGCCTGACCCTGTTTCCCACCGCCAAGCTGATGAACCATGAGTGGACCAAGCACGGCACCTGCAGCGGCCTGGGGGGCATGGGTTACCTGGACGCGGCGGACAAGGCGCTGGCGACGGTGCAGATCCCGCAAGCGCTGCAGCCTTCGACCACCGTGCGCTACTTGGAAGCCAAACAGATTGCCCAGCAGTTTCGCCAGAGCAACCCGGGGATCGCGGAAAACGGCATCGCCATTCTCTGCAGCGGCCCCGAGCTGTCCGAGGTGCGGGTGTGCCTGACCCGGGACCTGGAGTTCGGTCCGTGCGGCAAAGGGGTGAAGACCCAGTGTCGGGCCGGCGACATCCGTATCCCGCCGATCCGCTGA
- a CDS encoding putative bifunctional diguanylate cyclase/phosphodiesterase, producing the protein MDTGCDPQTTAQDAPGPPFARVNRRVLIVDDSPEIHQDFYKILAPRLEADRGQLEEQLFGRPEYRPAPTFSLDSAFQGREALAKVEAALAQGTPYAMAFIDMRMPPGWDGLQTIEQLWLADPELQIALCTAYSDYSWEALAERLAFGDRLLILKKPFDSLEIRQMASALTWKWQMAQDARHKLDDLQRAIEERVAELLKVSHLLHYDVLTGLPSSTLLGDRLSQAMARARRYGQQLAVLFLGLDRFKRINQALGYPTGDELLKRIAQALQQSMRESDSVFRYGSDEFVVLLHDQQPPPQVRSIAHKLLATVSQVHDIAGYDLQVTASLGISLYPEDGQDALTLIKKAEMAMRNSKDQAPGSYGFFTEDMTHRAREQQHLESGIRQALEHREFVLHYQPKIHLASGQVVGAEALIRWFSPQRGWVSPARFIPVAEDSGLINAVSQWVLGEATRQSSAWQQAGLAPIRLSVNLSASDFRQPQLLAQLHRALQDSGLDPTLLELEITEGVLMQNVEATLAILLAIKNLGVRLAVDDFGTGYSCLSYLRKFPLDVLKIDQSFVHGLSHNPKDATLVSAIIQLGRNLNLNVIAEGVETEQQLAFLNQQGCEEGQGYYFSKALPAADFARFLQERASPAAEDQP; encoded by the coding sequence ATGGATACTGGCTGCGACCCACAGACAACCGCGCAAGACGCCCCGGGCCCGCCCTTCGCGCGGGTCAACCGGCGAGTGCTGATCGTCGATGACAGCCCCGAGATCCACCAAGACTTCTACAAGATCCTCGCCCCCCGGCTGGAAGCGGACCGGGGCCAGCTTGAGGAGCAGTTGTTCGGTCGCCCCGAGTACCGCCCCGCACCGACCTTCAGCCTGGATTCGGCGTTCCAGGGCCGCGAAGCCCTGGCCAAGGTCGAGGCGGCCCTGGCCCAGGGCACGCCTTATGCCATGGCCTTCATCGACATGCGCATGCCGCCGGGCTGGGACGGCCTGCAAACCATCGAACAGCTGTGGCTGGCCGACCCCGAGCTGCAGATCGCCCTGTGCACCGCCTACTCCGACTACTCCTGGGAAGCCCTGGCCGAGCGCCTGGCCTTCGGTGATCGTCTGCTGATTCTGAAAAAGCCCTTCGACAGCCTGGAAATCCGCCAGATGGCCAGTGCCCTGACCTGGAAATGGCAGATGGCCCAGGATGCGCGGCACAAGCTCGACGATCTGCAGCGGGCTATCGAGGAGCGGGTCGCCGAGCTGCTCAAGGTTTCGCACCTGCTGCACTACGACGTGCTCACCGGGCTGCCCTCCAGCACCCTGCTGGGCGATCGCCTGAGCCAGGCCATGGCCCGGGCCCGGCGCTATGGGCAACAGCTGGCGGTGCTGTTCCTGGGCCTGGACCGCTTCAAGCGGATCAACCAGGCCCTGGGCTACCCGACAGGCGATGAACTGCTCAAGCGCATCGCCCAGGCCCTGCAGCAAAGCATGCGCGAGTCGGACTCGGTGTTCCGCTACGGCTCCGACGAGTTCGTGGTGCTGCTGCATGACCAGCAGCCGCCGCCCCAGGTGCGCAGCATCGCGCACAAACTCCTGGCCACGGTGAGCCAGGTGCATGACATCGCCGGGTACGACCTGCAGGTCACCGCCAGCCTGGGAATCAGCCTGTATCCCGAGGATGGCCAGGATGCCCTGACCCTGATCAAGAAGGCCGAGATGGCCATGCGCAACAGTAAGGACCAGGCACCGGGCAGCTACGGCTTCTTTACCGAGGACATGACCCACCGGGCCCGGGAACAGCAGCACCTGGAGTCAGGCATTCGCCAGGCCCTGGAACATCGGGAGTTTGTGTTGCACTACCAGCCAAAAATCCACCTGGCTTCGGGCCAGGTAGTGGGTGCCGAAGCGCTGATCCGCTGGTTCAGCCCGCAACGGGGCTGGGTCAGCCCGGCCCGGTTCATCCCGGTGGCCGAAGACAGCGGCCTGATCAACGCCGTCAGTCAGTGGGTGCTGGGCGAGGCCACCCGCCAGTCCAGCGCCTGGCAACAGGCCGGGCTCGCACCGATCCGCCTGTCGGTCAACCTCTCGGCCAGCGATTTCCGCCAGCCGCAGTTGCTCGCGCAGTTGCACCGCGCTCTGCAGGACAGCGGCCTGGACCCGACCTTGCTGGAGCTGGAAATCACCGAAGGGGTATTGATGCAGAACGTCGAGGCGACCCTGGCCATCCTGCTGGCCATCAAGAACCTGGGGGTGCGCCTGGCGGTGGACGATTTCGGCACCGGCTACTCCTGCCTCAGCTACCTGCGCAAGTTCCCGTTGGACGTACTGAAGATCGACCAGTCCTTCGTCCACGGCCTGAGCCACAACCCCAAGGACGCGACCCTGGTCAGCGCCATCATCCAGTTGGGACGCAACCTCAACCTGAACGTGATTGCCGAAGGGGTGGAGACAGAGCAGCAACTGGCCTTTCTCAACCAGCAGGGCTGCGAGGAAGGCCAGGGCTACTACTTCAGCAAGGCCTTGCCCGCGGCAGACTTCGCCCGCTTCCTGCAAGAGCGGGCCAGCCCCGCGGCAGAGGACCAGCCATGA
- a CDS encoding HD domain-containing phosphohydrolase, producing the protein MEEPQSVEPGRRPCLLLVDDEESILNSLRRLLRGQPYDVVLADSGARALEILAQRPVDLVMSDARMPNMDGATLLARVREGYPGTRRILLTGYADVSTIINAVNQGQIHQYLSKPWNDEELLLILRQGLEQQQAERELKRLQQLVLEQNRQLKASNAGLEQRVASRTAELQQTADMLDLAYEELKHSYVTATEVFSLLANLRLPPDKQTNRKIIELVRAYCKAHGLDESASRDLAMAAALYNIGKLSWSDAMLVAPADLLRHTERERYRAYPEQSESVLMALEPMQDAARLILHHQERWDGSGFPRHLKGEAIPWGSRLLKLAVDFIELQCGLILERHMNSDEALLFIRKYAGRLYDPELVESFVRVCAAYLSDVTVDDPSVRVVGTRELQAGMVLRRNLNADNGMLLLNAGKVLSEPLVHKLIAFEAMEGAHYSVFVSVPEQVAALDVDR; encoded by the coding sequence ATGGAAGAGCCGCAGTCCGTCGAACCTGGCCGGCGTCCCTGCCTGTTGCTGGTGGATGACGAAGAATCGATTCTCAACAGCCTGCGGCGCCTGCTGCGCGGCCAACCCTATGACGTGGTGCTGGCCGACAGCGGCGCCAGGGCCCTGGAAATCCTCGCCCAGCGTCCGGTTGACCTGGTGATGAGCGACGCGCGCATGCCCAACATGGACGGCGCCACCTTGCTGGCCCGGGTGCGCGAGGGCTATCCGGGAACACGGCGCATTCTGCTGACCGGCTACGCCGATGTGAGCACCATCATCAACGCGGTCAACCAGGGGCAGATCCACCAGTACCTGAGCAAACCCTGGAATGACGAGGAACTGCTGCTGATTCTGCGTCAGGGGCTGGAGCAGCAGCAGGCGGAACGTGAACTCAAGCGCCTGCAGCAGCTGGTGCTGGAGCAGAACCGCCAGCTCAAGGCCAGCAATGCCGGGCTGGAACAGCGGGTGGCGTCGCGCACCGCAGAGCTGCAGCAGACCGCCGACATGCTGGACCTGGCCTATGAGGAGCTCAAGCACAGTTATGTCACCGCCACCGAGGTGTTCTCGCTGCTGGCCAACCTGCGCCTGCCGCCGGACAAGCAGACCAACCGCAAGATCATCGAGCTGGTGCGCGCCTATTGCAAAGCCCATGGCCTGGATGAAAGCGCCAGCCGCGACCTAGCCATGGCCGCGGCCCTGTACAACATCGGCAAGCTGAGCTGGAGCGATGCCATGCTGGTCGCCCCCGCGGACCTGTTGCGCCACACCGAACGGGAGCGCTATCGGGCCTATCCCGAGCAGAGCGAGTCGGTGCTGATGGCCCTGGAGCCGATGCAGGACGCGGCACGCCTGATCCTGCATCACCAGGAGCGCTGGGATGGCAGCGGTTTTCCCCGGCACCTCAAGGGCGAGGCGATTCCCTGGGGCTCGCGCCTGCTCAAGCTGGCGGTGGATTTCATCGAGTTGCAGTGCGGGCTGATCCTGGAGCGCCACATGAACAGCGACGAAGCCCTGCTGTTCATCCGCAAGTACGCCGGTCGGCTGTACGACCCCGAGCTGGTGGAGAGCTTTGTCCGGGTCTGCGCCGCCTATCTGAGCGACGTGACCGTCGACGATCCGAGCGTCAGGGTCGTGGGCACCCGGGAATTGCAGGCCGGGATGGTCCTGCGTCGCAACCTCAATGCCGACAACGGCATGCTGCTGCTCAATGCCGGCAAGGTGCTCAGCGAACCGCTGGTGCACAAGCTGATCGCCTTCGAGGCCATGGAGGGTGCGCATTACAGCGTGTTTGTCAGCGTGCCCGAGCAGGTCGCGGCACTGGATGTCGACCGCTGA
- a CDS encoding cytochrome-c peroxidase, with amino-acid sequence MNRAALARRLRRCHLGVALWCLLGIALPAIAAPLDEPLKPLPAPPDLDPRRVELGRRLFNEPRLSQDHSRSCASCHRLDQGGADNQAKSLGIKGQLTLVNAPSVFNAALNFRQFWDARAVTLEAQIDQVVQSPIEMGNNWPNLLRTLSEDPDYRQSFAQLYPDALTAANVQDALASYERTLLSSGSRFDQYLQGNTEILSLDEKYGYQRFKDYGCIACHQGVNIGGNMLQKFGVMGDYFAARGNPTEADLGRFLITGDEQDRNVFKVPSLRNVAVTAPYFHDGSAQTLEQAVEVMFKYQLGRTPSPQDTGLIVKFLKTLTGQWQDKPL; translated from the coding sequence ATGAACCGCGCAGCCCTTGCCCGCCGCCTGCGGCGTTGCCACCTGGGCGTGGCGCTCTGGTGCTTGCTCGGCATCGCCCTGCCCGCCATCGCGGCGCCCCTGGACGAACCCCTCAAGCCCCTGCCCGCGCCCCCCGACCTCGACCCCAGGCGCGTGGAACTGGGGCGCCGACTGTTCAACGAGCCGCGCCTGTCCCAGGACCACAGCCGCTCCTGCGCCAGCTGCCACCGGCTGGACCAAGGCGGCGCCGACAATCAGGCCAAGTCCCTGGGCATCAAGGGCCAGCTGACCCTGGTCAATGCCCCCAGCGTGTTCAACGCCGCGTTGAACTTTCGCCAGTTCTGGGACGCCCGCGCCGTCACCCTCGAAGCGCAGATCGACCAGGTGGTGCAAAGCCCGATCGAGATGGGCAACAACTGGCCCAACCTGCTGCGCACCTTGAGTGAGGACCCCGACTACCGCCAGAGCTTCGCCCAGCTGTACCCGGATGCGCTGACCGCGGCCAACGTGCAGGACGCCCTGGCCAGCTACGAACGCACCCTGCTCAGCAGCGGCTCGCGCTTCGACCAGTACCTACAAGGCAACACCGAGATCCTCAGCCTGGACGAGAAATACGGCTACCAGCGCTTCAAGGACTACGGCTGCATCGCCTGCCATCAAGGGGTCAATATCGGCGGCAACATGCTGCAGAAGTTCGGCGTGATGGGCGACTATTTCGCCGCTCGGGGCAACCCCACCGAGGCCGACCTGGGGCGCTTCCTGATCACCGGCGACGAGCAGGACCGCAACGTCTTCAAGGTCCCCAGCCTGCGCAACGTGGCGGTGACCGCGCCCTACTTCCACGATGGCTCGGCGCAGACCCTGGAGCAGGCGGTGGAGGTGATGTTCAAGTACCAGCTGGGCCGGACCCCGAGCCCCCAGGACACCGGCCTGATCGTCAAGTTTC